The Flavobacteriales bacterium genome contains the following window.
CGATGATCATTGGTGTGGGTTGTTGCCGAAAAGTAGAAAGTCGTTGCACAGTAGCACGTCATGTGTTTCCCGTCCGCTCAGATCATCCGCAGCAACTTCAACACCTCACTGCGGAAGCTCCGCCCGATCGGCAACCACTTGTCGCCCACGTGCAACCCGTTGTCGCTCACGGCCAGCACACGGTCCAAATTCACCGCGTGGCAGCGGTGGATGCGCTGGATGCGTTCATCGGCCACGGTGTCCAGCACTTCCTTCAGCATGCGCGGCACGGTGAAG
Protein-coding sequences here:
- a CDS encoding LytTR family transcriptional regulator; this encodes MSPAGKAVFVRDGRQWSRVAVSEVLYLEADDNSTTVYTASRTFTVPRMLKEVLDTVADERIQRIHRCHAVNLDRVLAVSDNGLHVGDKWLPIGRSFRSEVLKLLRMI